In Eucalyptus grandis isolate ANBG69807.140 chromosome 4, ASM1654582v1, whole genome shotgun sequence, the following proteins share a genomic window:
- the LOC104428858 gene encoding LOW QUALITY PROTEIN: metal tolerance protein A2-like (The sequence of the model RefSeq protein was modified relative to this genomic sequence to represent the inferred CDS: inserted 2 bases in 1 codon) has product MVFVRMYIKESNRRGNLRRRQLLARSPDIARMEARSGESGHIIEVCGEVPAETGAGRMKICGEAPCGFKDSSASSQDEKERSASMRKLLVAVVLCIVFMAVEVVGGIKANSLAILTDAAHLLSDVAAFAISLFSLWALGWEATPCQSYGFFRIEILGALVSIQMIWLLAGILVYEAIERLIHDTGEVQGFLMFLVSAFGLLVNIAMALLLGHGHGHNHGHGHSHGHGQEHGHGHGHGHGHGHGHGHGHEHGHGHGQGRDHDHRHSGDGHDHNDEDHAGHNPKLQVTADAHGHGQGHNHDHQHSGDGHDHGSHDHNDEDHAGHNPKPQVTADAHHHHHDKEFLEHHHEHDHHHGHETDLTEPLVKSCCDINNKKESGLKQKKIWNINVQGAYLHVLGDSIQSVGVMIGGAIIWYKPEWKIIDLICTLIFSVIVLXTTIRMLRNILEVLMESTPREIDATRLAQGLCEMDDVTAVHELHIWAITVGKVLLACHVKIKREANADMVLNKVVDFIRREYNISHVTIQIERE; this is encoded by the exons ATGGAAGCTCGGAGTGGTGAAAGTGGACATATAATTGAAGTTTGTGGGGAAGTGCCAGCAGAAACAGGCGCAGGCAGGATGAAAATTTGTGGTGAGGCACCCTGTGGATTTAAAGATTCTAGTGCCAGTTCTCAAGATGAAAAGGAGCGGTCAGCATCTATGAGGAAACTTTTGGTGGCAGTTGTCCTCTGCATAGTATTCATGGCCGTAGAGGTTGTTGGAGGCATCAAAGCGAACAGTCTAGCAATTCTAACAGATGCAGCTCATCTATTGTCAGACGTTGCTGCATTTGCTATATCCTTATTCTCTCTGTGGGCTTTGGGATGGGAGGCAACACCTTGTCAATCCTATGGTTTCTTCAGGATTGAGATTCTTGGTGCTCTTGTGTCTATTCAAATGATATGGCTTCTTGCTGGGATTCTCGTATATGAAGCCATCGAAAGGCTGATCCATGATACAGGTGAAGTTCAGGGTTTTCtaatgtttcttgtttctgcCTTTGGTTTATTGGTTAATATTGCCATGGCACTCTTGCTGGGTCACGGCCACGGTCACAACCACGGTCATGGTCACAGTCATGGTCACGGTCAAGAACATGGTCACGGTCACGGTCACGGTCACGGTCACGGCCACGGTCACGGCCATGGTCACGAACATGGTCACGGTCACGGTCAAGGCCGTGATCACGATCACCGGCATAGTGGAGATGGTCATGACCATAATGACGAGGATCATGCTGGACATAACCCAAAACTCCAAGTCACAGCTGATGCACACGGTCACGGTCAAGGCCATAATCACGATCACCAGCATAGTGGAGATGGTCATGACCATGGAAGCCATGACCATAATGATGAGGATCATGCTGGACATAACCCAAAACCCCAAGTCACAGCTGATGCACATCACCACCATCATGATAAAGAATTTCTGGAACATCATCATGAGcatgatcatcatcatggccaTGAAACAGATCTTACAGAGCCATTGGTCAAGTCTTGCTGTGATATCAATAACAAGAAAGAGAGTGGGCTGAAACAGAAGAAGATATGGAATATCAATGTACAGGGTGCTTATCTTCATGTGCTAGGAGATTCGATTCAGAGTGTTGGTGTGATGATTGGTGGAGCGATCATATGGTATAAGCCTGAGTGgaagatcattgatttgataTGTACCCTTATATTCTCAGTGATTGTGCT CACTACAATAAGAATGCTTCGGAATATTTTGGAGGTTCTCATGGAGAGCACACCGAGGGAGATTGATGCCACGAGGCTGGCACAGGGTCTGTGCGAGATGGATGATGTGACTGCAGTGCATGAGTTGCACATCTGGGCAATAACAGTCGGGAAAGTCTTGCTGGCTTGCCATGTTAAAATAAAGCGTGAAGCCAATGCGGACATGGTGCTGAACAAGGTTGTTGACTTCATCAGAAGAGAATATAACATCAGTCATGTCACTATTCAGATAGAGCGTGAGTAG